In Spartobacteria bacterium, a genomic segment contains:
- a CDS encoding chemotaxis response regulator protein-glutamate methylesterase codes for MRKKCAWNHKRKVQIMENNSLKVMVVDDDRSFREAIVTSLEQEPDIQIVASVHSGQAALDFIAKHDVDILTLDVEMPGLDGLETVRRIHALNKSRPKEKQIGVIMLSATTRRGADITIKSLESGAFDFIAKPLGELDQTMVFLRNILVTKLRHFASFRSRLSMLEHVRQTKAMGHRPAVTWAPPPEPRLAPKPAEAIAIGISTGGPIALLTLIPRLTTMTELPLFIVQHMPAGFTKPLAERLDKGCEKGTVVEAEEHMAVKANHVYIAPGGRHMLVRKTLGGAEIHLSDGPPENNCRPAVDILFRSVAACYGAAALGVIMTGMGSDGTAGAKAMRRAGARIIAQDETSSVVWGMPRSAVKEKIVDCVASLDEMAEAIARYTR; via the coding sequence ATGAGAAAAAAATGTGCGTGGAATCATAAGCGGAAGGTGCAGATTATGGAAAACAACAGTTTGAAAGTGATGGTCGTGGATGACGATCGCAGTTTTCGCGAGGCTATCGTTACGTCTCTGGAGCAGGAGCCGGATATACAGATCGTGGCCTCGGTGCATAGCGGTCAGGCCGCCTTGGATTTTATTGCGAAACACGATGTGGATATCCTGACGCTGGATGTGGAAATGCCGGGGCTGGACGGACTGGAGACGGTTCGCCGTATTCATGCACTGAACAAAAGCAGACCAAAGGAAAAACAGATCGGCGTGATTATGCTCAGTGCCACCACACGTCGCGGTGCAGATATTACAATCAAATCTCTGGAATCCGGAGCCTTTGATTTTATAGCTAAACCACTGGGGGAACTGGATCAGACGATGGTTTTTTTACGAAATATACTGGTCACCAAACTGCGTCATTTTGCGTCATTTAGATCGAGATTAAGTATGCTGGAGCATGTGCGGCAGACGAAAGCCATGGGCCACAGGCCAGCGGTGACCTGGGCCCCGCCACCGGAACCACGTCTTGCTCCCAAACCGGCGGAGGCCATCGCCATCGGTATTTCTACCGGAGGACCCATTGCGCTGCTAACCCTGATACCGCGATTGACGACCATGACGGAGCTGCCGCTGTTTATCGTCCAGCACATGCCCGCCGGCTTTACCAAGCCACTGGCGGAAAGGCTGGATAAAGGCTGTGAAAAGGGAACCGTCGTCGAGGCCGAAGAACACATGGCTGTAAAGGCGAATCATGTATATATCGCCCCTGGCGGTCGTCATATGCTGGTCAGGAAAACGCTCGGCGGGGCAGAAATTCATTTGAGCGACGGCCCCCCAGAGAACAACTGTCGCCCGGCGGTGGACATCTTGTTTCGATCTGTGGCGGCCTGTTACGGAGCGGCGGCTCTGGGTGTGATTATGACGGGAATGGGATCGGACGGAACAGCCGGGGCCAAAGCCATGCGGCGCGCCGGGGCCCGCATCATTGCTCAGGATGAGACCAGCAGCGTCGTTTGGGGAATGCCTAGAAGTGCCGTGAAAGAAAAGATTGTGGACTGTGTGGCCTCGCTGGATGAAATGGCCGAGGCCATCGCCCGGTATACTCGTTGA
- a CDS encoding AMP-binding protein, protein MTDYSTLFTDKHLGQFFEDEVNAHPDRDFIVYPDRELRWTYGAFNERVDALAGGLLEIGIGKGDHVGIWARNVPDWLTFTFATAKIGAVLITVNTLYKKHEIDYVLKQSNMKALALLDRYQDSNYIDIIYELIPELRECTRGHLNSEEYPALKSLIYIGQQKHRGMYNTHELILLGQHCDDQRLRDILPTLHCDEVVNMQYTSGTTGFPKGVMLTSRNIVNNGYYIGERQKFTGEDRLCLPVPLFHCFGIVLGVMATLTHGGTLVPLEVFDPVYALEAVEKERCTAIYGVPTMFIAEMNYPAFDQYDLSSLRTGIMAGSPCPIEAMKNVMTKMHCHDITIAYGLTEASPVFTQTTVDDAPEVRSNTVGQAMPHIEVKIVHPETGEVVAVDEPGEICCRGYNVMKGYYNLPEATALAIDADGWLHSGDIATVDKDGYYRITGRIKDMIIRGGENVYPREVEEFLHTLPEVLDAQVVGVPDDKYGEIVGAFVILRSGQRTTEEDLREACRNSMARYKVPKYIFFVDAYPLTASGKIQKYKLREQACELLGRTMKKI, encoded by the coding sequence ATGACAGATTATTCAACGTTGTTTACCGACAAGCATCTGGGACAGTTTTTTGAAGATGAGGTAAATGCCCACCCCGACCGGGACTTCATTGTCTATCCTGACAGGGAGCTGCGCTGGACCTACGGAGCGTTTAACGAGCGCGTGGATGCGCTGGCTGGCGGCCTGCTGGAAATCGGTATTGGAAAAGGCGATCACGTCGGCATCTGGGCCCGGAATGTGCCGGATTGGCTCACGTTCACTTTTGCTACGGCAAAAATCGGAGCCGTCTTAATTACCGTCAATACCCTCTATAAAAAACATGAAATCGATTATGTCCTGAAACAGTCCAATATGAAGGCACTGGCCTTGCTGGATCGCTATCAGGATTCGAATTACATTGATATCATTTATGAATTGATTCCGGAGTTACGTGAGTGTACCCGGGGTCATCTAAACTCCGAAGAGTACCCGGCATTGAAGTCGCTGATCTACATTGGACAGCAGAAACATCGGGGCATGTACAATACGCATGAGCTGATCCTGCTCGGTCAGCATTGTGATGATCAAAGACTGCGCGATATTTTGCCGACGCTTCATTGCGATGAGGTCGTTAATATGCAGTACACTTCAGGAACAACCGGTTTTCCCAAAGGCGTGATGCTGACCAGCCGCAATATCGTCAATAACGGGTATTACATCGGTGAAAGGCAGAAATTTACCGGCGAAGACCGACTTTGTCTGCCCGTTCCGCTGTTCCACTGTTTCGGTATTGTACTGGGTGTCATGGCCACGCTGACCCATGGCGGCACGCTGGTTCCACTGGAGGTCTTTGATCCGGTCTACGCGTTGGAAGCGGTGGAAAAAGAACGCTGCACCGCTATTTATGGCGTGCCGACGATGTTTATTGCCGAGATGAATTATCCTGCCTTCGATCAGTATGATTTGTCTTCTCTGCGCACGGGGATTATGGCGGGCTCGCCCTGTCCCATTGAGGCTATGAAAAACGTGATGACGAAAATGCACTGCCACGATATTACCATCGCTTATGGATTAACCGAGGCGTCGCCGGTCTTTACTCAGACCACGGTGGATGATGCGCCGGAAGTCCGTTCCAATACCGTCGGTCAGGCCATGCCCCATATTGAGGTGAAAATCGTTCACCCCGAAACGGGTGAGGTGGTCGCGGTGGATGAACCCGGCGAAATCTGCTGCCGCGGCTATAATGTCATGAAAGGGTATTACAACCTGCCTGAAGCGACGGCACTGGCGATCGACGCGGATGGTTGGTTGCATAGCGGGGATATCGCTACGGTGGATAAAGATGGATATTATCGCATCACCGGACGGATCAAGGACATGATCATTCGCGGTGGTGAGAATGTCTATCCCCGCGAAGTGGAGGAATTTCTGCATACGCTTCCCGAGGTGCTCGATGCGCAGGTTGTGGGAGTACCCGATGACAAATACGGCGAGATTGTCGGTGCCTTTGTCATTCTCAGAAGTGGACAGCGTACGACGGAAGAGGATTTACGCGAAGCCTGTCGCAACAGCATGGCTCGCTACAAGGTGCCGAAATACATCTTTTTTGTGGACGCTTATCCGCTGACAGCCAGTGGGAAAATTCAGAAATACAAACTGCGTGAACAGGCATGTGAGCTGCTGGGCCGCACGATGAAGAAAATTTAG
- a CDS encoding XRE family transcriptional regulator, translating to MDGKNSIGLKIEKCRTSRKLTLEDLSERSGCSVELITCIERGELVPSLTPLLKIARGLGVRLGTFLDDEVKPGPILARSNEYQNVIRFSGNAAKSERSTLEFFALAADKNDRHMEPFVIDVHPSEAASALSSHEGEEFLYVLQGVIEVVYGKERYRVESGDSIYYDSIVPHEVRAADGLDARILAVVYAPA from the coding sequence ATGGACGGTAAAAACAGCATTGGATTGAAAATTGAGAAGTGTCGGACGTCACGCAAACTTACGTTGGAGGATCTGTCAGAACGTAGTGGCTGCAGCGTGGAATTGATCACATGTATTGAAAGAGGGGAGCTTGTTCCATCACTCACTCCGCTGTTGAAAATAGCCCGTGGACTGGGGGTTCGTCTGGGTACGTTCCTGGATGATGAAGTGAAACCCGGACCTATTCTTGCTCGTAGCAACGAGTACCAGAATGTGATCCGTTTTTCCGGCAATGCCGCTAAGTCGGAACGCAGCACGCTGGAATTCTTTGCCCTGGCGGCTGATAAAAATGACCGCCATATGGAACCCTTTGTCATCGATGTTCATCCGTCGGAAGCCGCTTCGGCTCTGTCCAGCCATGAAGGCGAAGAATTTCTCTATGTGCTGCAGGGCGTCATTGAGGTGGTCTATGGAAAAGAACGCTATCGCGTGGAATCAGGCGATTCGATCTATTACGACTCCATCGTACCCCATGAAGTCCGTGCCGCCGACGGCCTGGATGCGCGGATTCTCGCTGTTGTATATGCCCCGGCCTGA